The Peribacillus simplex genome contains the following window.
TCGGTTTTGGTGGTGGCCTTACATGGGGCGCTATCGCTCTTAGATGGGGTAAATAAAAAAAGAAGAAGCAAAACATAAAAGCTTTAAAAAAAGGAAGGAGCCATTTCTAATGACTAATCGTCGTGTAGTTGTAACAGGTATTGGAGCAATATCACCAGTTGGTAATGATGCAGAAACTGGATGGAAGAATATAATCGAGGGGAAATCAGGAATAGGTCCTTTAACTCGTTTGAATGCTGAAGAATTCCCTGTTAAAGTTGCTGCTGAAATCAAGGAGTTTGATATAGAGACATATATTAATCGTAAAGAAGCGCGTAAGATGGACCGTTTTACCCATTATGCAATTGCTGCGTCCGTTATGGCATATAATGATAGTAAGCTGGAAATAACGGATGAAAATGCAGCACGTGTCGGAGTCTGGATCGGTTCGGGTATCGGTGGGTTGGAGACACTTGAGACACAGCATGAAAACTTTTTAAACAGAGGGTATAAGCGGGTGAGCCCATTTTTCGTACCAATGATGATTCCGGACATGGCTGCTGGCCAGGTGTCTATCTTACTGGGTGCTAAAGGAATCAATTCATGTACGGTAACAGCCTGCGCAACAGGAACAAATTCAATTGGTGACGCGTTTAAAGCCATTCAACGGGGCGACGCCGATGTGATGATCACAGGCGGAGCAGAAGCGCCAATCACAAAAATGTCGGTTGCGGGCTTCTGTGCAAATACGGCTTTATCGACCAACCCTGATCCACAAACTGCTAGCCGTCCTTTTGATCTGAATCGTGATGGATTCGTAATCGGGGAAGGTGCAGGGATTATCGTTCTGGAAGATCTGGAACATGCATTGAATAGAGGGGCCAAGATTTATGCTGAAATAGCTGGGTATGGATCAACTGGAGATGCTTTCCATATAACGGCTCCGGCACCTGGTGGGGAAGGCGGGGCAAGGGCGATGAAAATTGCTATTGAGGATGCAGGTTTGAATCCGGAAGACATCCAATATGTGAATGCCCATGGAACGAGTACGCCATACAATGACAAATATGAAACAATGGCAGTCAAAGAAGTCTTTGGCGATCATGCTAATAAACTAGCATTAAGTTCAACTAAGTCCATGACAGGCCATATGTTAGGGGCAGCCGGTGGGGTCGAAGCAATATTCACGATTCAGGCAATCAGGGACAGCATATTGCCTCCAACGATCAATATTGAAACACCAGACCCTGAGTGTGATTTGGACTATGTTCCGAATAAAGCAAGGAAGTGCGAAATTAATGCCGCCATCAGCAATTCACTTGGATTCGGTGGACATAACGCTACTATTCTTTTCAAAAAATATCAATAAATTAAATTGAAGGTAGAGCAGATCTCTTGGGATCTGCTCTTTTTGTGTTATAGAGGTTATGCAAGGGATATAAAAGTGTCAACCGCCTTTTTAAAATCATACGATAGTCTAAAGAAGCGGGGGTGTATAGAAATGGGAGTTATTTTAACTGATGAGTGGATGAAAAAGGATTTCAACCGCCCTGTCCAGATGATGGAAAGACTTAAAAGTACATTCAACAATACCCTTGATGCGAATATGATTTATCATCATTTATTGAAGCATGGTATGTATTCGCCAAATAAAAAAACGAAACTCACATGGGAACATTTAAAAGAAAATAATGCATGGGAAAAAACACAAAGCCTGTTTACTTCTTATAAGAAACTGTGGGGAGGGCCTGATGTTCCCATATATATTTTTCCGCTCATGTCTTCAGGGATGTGGAATAAAATGGTTGAAACGAAGTCAGGATTGGCATTTAAAGATAAACTATTCCTTTTTTACGACAAGGGTATAGCTGAAAAGGAAATGGAGGCCATATTGATTCACGAATATCATCATGTCTGCCGATTACATCATTTGAAAAAGGATCAAAAAGAATTCACTCTTCTTGATACGATGATCATGGAAGGACTGGCGGAAAGAACGGTGGGTAAATATTTAGGAGCAAAATATTTAGCGAAATGGACTAAATTATATCAGGAAGATAAACTGCGAGAATTTTGGAGCAAGCATTTACAAGAAAAGCACACAATAAAACGTACAGATCCTCTTCATGATGTCCTTCTGCTTGGAATGAAAGGATACCCACATATGCTTGGATACTGTAGTGGTTATTACCTAGTGAGAAATTCTGAAAAACTCTCTGTGAAAAAATCATTCATTATTCAATCTGAAGAATTCTTATCGAAAAAGAACTAATTATATACGTTCTTTTTTTCTTAATCTGTTTTCTGGAATAGGAATAAATTGTATGGTTCCTGCCTATACTGATTGACAAACAGAAATTTGTTTAAGTGAGGGATGAATGATGTTATATCTTCATGATGTATGGGTTAACTGGTTTGAAGGAGAAGAAAACGGCTATAATATTTGTCATTTTCATGAATGGAGGAA
Protein-coding sequences here:
- a CDS encoding DUF2268 domain-containing protein — protein: MGVILTDEWMKKDFNRPVQMMERLKSTFNNTLDANMIYHHLLKHGMYSPNKKTKLTWEHLKENNAWEKTQSLFTSYKKLWGGPDVPIYIFPLMSSGMWNKMVETKSGLAFKDKLFLFYDKGIAEKEMEAILIHEYHHVCRLHHLKKDQKEFTLLDTMIMEGLAERTVGKYLGAKYLAKWTKLYQEDKLREFWSKHLQEKHTIKRTDPLHDVLLLGMKGYPHMLGYCSGYYLVRNSEKLSVKKSFIIQSEEFLSKKN
- the fabF gene encoding beta-ketoacyl-ACP synthase II, producing the protein MTNRRVVVTGIGAISPVGNDAETGWKNIIEGKSGIGPLTRLNAEEFPVKVAAEIKEFDIETYINRKEARKMDRFTHYAIAASVMAYNDSKLEITDENAARVGVWIGSGIGGLETLETQHENFLNRGYKRVSPFFVPMMIPDMAAGQVSILLGAKGINSCTVTACATGTNSIGDAFKAIQRGDADVMITGGAEAPITKMSVAGFCANTALSTNPDPQTASRPFDLNRDGFVIGEGAGIIVLEDLEHALNRGAKIYAEIAGYGSTGDAFHITAPAPGGEGGARAMKIAIEDAGLNPEDIQYVNAHGTSTPYNDKYETMAVKEVFGDHANKLALSSTKSMTGHMLGAAGGVEAIFTIQAIRDSILPPTINIETPDPECDLDYVPNKARKCEINAAISNSLGFGGHNATILFKKYQ